AAACCCTGTCGCATTATCTTGAAAACCCGAAGGCTTATATCCCGGGCAACAAGATGTCCTTCGCCGGTCTGAAAAAGCCCGAAGAACGCGCAGCCATCCTGCTGTATCTCAACCAGCACACGGACACCCCGTTGCCGCTGCCAAAGCCTGAAGCCGCTCCGGCCGCCGAAGCCGCTCCGGCTGCTGCGGAAGCACCGGCCGCTGCTGAAGCCGAACCGGCTAAGGTCGAGGCCCCAGCCGCTCACTAAGCGGACGCATGAAATTATGAAAAAGGCGGGGATTTCCCCGCCTTTTTTGTTTGTCAGGGGAGGGGATAACTCACCTTCCGCGCCCTGTCATTAACTCCCCTGTCATTGCCGGATCAAGCCCGGCAATGACATTTTTGTGTGGTTCAATATTTTTGTGCGGTTTAATTCCGTGCCTATGTCCCCCGCCAGGAACCTCCTGCCAAAACCTTCTGTCATTACCGGGCTTGACCCGGTAATCCATCTTGCCACCAGTCTAGTCGGTTGAGGCATGGATTGCCGGGTCAAGCCCGGCAATGACAATGTAGGGAGGCAGTCACCCGCCTCAATCCACCCGTCGAATCCCACTCACCGGCTCACCAGCAGTCTTCGCGACGATGGCGATGACCTCATCAAGCGGGTTGATCGTCACCGCCATATGGGTGGCATTCGCGTGCAGCAGCTGTGTGGCGTCCAGCATGATGCCCACATGGCCCGGGAAAAACACGATATCGCCGCGTGTCCGGGGCTCCGATAGGGACACTGGACGTCCGATGCTCGCGGCCTGCTGGTCAGTGTCACGGGCGCAATCCCGGCCGGTGGCGCTGAGCGCCATCTGCACAAGCCCTGAACAATCAATCCCGGCCACACTGCGCCCGCCCCAGTGATAGGGCGCGCCGAGAAATCGTTCCGCCTCCAGAACGAAATCCATTGCCCAGTCGCCAAGCGGGCGAACATGCGCAGCGAAAACCCAGCCGCCGCTGGCCAGCGGCAAAAAACCCTTGTCCGGCACAGTGGACTGAAGTGCAACCCGGCTGCCGAGATAGAGCGGCATCAGCGGCGGCAGCTTCAGATCGGGGCCGGGATAGACATGGCTTGAGAGGGCGGCGACCCAATGGGTCGCGGCGGGCAGGTGACCGAGGGCCGCTGACGGCACATAACCCACATACTGGTCCGCCGCGGCCTGCCCCCAGGCCCAGCTGCTCTCGTCGTCATAAACCGTGAAGCTCTCCCCGAACAGCAGTTCTGAGGCATAGGAGGCCCCATCCTCCGGGCGGCTTTTGAGCGGCGCGCGCGGGGTGCTTACCTGCCACAGCTGGCCGTCGGCATAGCGTGCGGCCGTGACCTTGCCTTCCAGATGACGGGCGGCGAGGTCGGGCCGGGCCGGGGTGAGGCGGGGATCGCTCACGGGCTCATCTCCTCGGGGGCAAGTTTCTGTCCGGCGCTGGCGATGCTCGCGGCGAATTCGCTCAGGAACACGGCGCCCTTGACGGTGCGGCGGATATAGATGCTGCGACCGTCCTTGCTGTCACGTTCCCGGCGGATGAAACCAAGCTTGCCGAGCCGGTCGAGCGCCCGCGTCACCACTGGTTTTGCCAGCCCGAGAAGGGCGGCGATCCCCCGCACGGTATGTTCGCCGTGAATGGCATAAAGCGTCAATAGAATGGCCAGCTGCCGGGTGGTGAGGTCGGGCCGGTTGCTTTGCACCATGCTGACCAGCACATGCCGCCAGAGATCAAGCGCATTCAAACCTTCGATCTGGGACTCGCGATCGGTCATCGGCTCAGGTCTCCTTGGTGTAGCGGCGGACGATCATGCGGTAGACCGCGCGCAGGGCCAGGGCCTCGCCACCTTGCGGGCGGCCCGGCCGGTTGCCGCGGTTCCAGGCGAAGACATCAAGGTGAATCCAGTTCGGCGTCTCGGTCACGAAGCGTTGCAGGAACAGGGCGGCGGTAATGGCCCCAGCCAGGCCGCTTGCGCCCGAATTGGCGAAATCAGCGATCGGGCTTTTCAGATCCTCGAAATAAGGTTGCCAGAGCGGCAGCCGCCACACCGGGTCCGCTTCGCTGCGGGAGGCGGTCTCAAGCGCCGTTGCAAGATCGGCGCTGTCGGTGAAAAAGGGCTGCACATCTGGCCCAAGCGCCACCCGCGCCGCACCGGTAAGGGTGGCGAAATCAATCAGCAGGTCGGGGGTTTCATCGTCCGCAAGCGCGAGCGCATCCGACAGCACAAGCCGGCCTTCGGCATCGGTATTGTCAACCTCGACCGTCAGGCCCTTCCTGGTGCGGATCACGTCGCCGGGGCGATAGGACTCGCCCGACACGCTGTTCTCGACAGCCGGGATCAGGATGCGCAGCCGCACCGGCAGCCGGGCGTCCATGATCATCTGACCAAGCGCCAGCGCATGGGCCGCCCCGCCCATGTCCTTTTTCATCAGCCGCATGCCGGACGACGGTTTGAGATCAAGCCCGCCGGTATCGAAACAGACGCCCTTGCCAACGACGGTGACCTTCGGGGCTTTCTCGTCGCCCCAGGTGATGTCGATCAGGCGCGGCGCGTTCGGGCTTGCGCGGCCGACGGCATGGATGGTCGGGAAATTGTCCTGCAACAGTCCATCGCCGACGATTTCGCGGAAACTGGCGCCCTCGGATTCGGCGAGGACGCGGGCGGCGGCGGCGAGCTCCGTCGGGCCCATGTCGGCGGTCGGGGTATTGACCAGATCGCGCACCAGTGCCGTACCCGCCACCACCCGCGCGAGGTCGGCTGCATCGACGCCCGCAGGCAGCACCAGCACGCGGGGCTCGCTGGCCTTGCCGTCCTTATAGCGGGTGAAGGCATATTGCTGCAGACACCAGCCGAGCGCGGCGAGATACCCCTGGCCATCCTCAAGCGGGCTCGCGATGTCATAGGTTCCCGCAGGCAGCTCAGCCGCGAGCCGGGCAAAGGCCGCCGGATCGCCCTCGGCACTCAGTCCACCGCCGGTCCCAAGCAGCACGCAGTCGATCTTGCCGCTTTCATCGGGCAGGATCAGAATATCATCTTTCTTGCCGCTGAAGCCTCGCGTCTCCGCCCAGCCGCGGACAAAGGGGCTCGCGGCGGCAAGCCAGTCGGGGGTCGCGCTTTCGGTCAGCAGAAGGATGGCGACCGAGGTCGATTGCGGAACGGGGGTGACAAAAACTGGCAAGGGGGTTGGCACGGACATGTCCTTAATTTGCGATATCTGGCATCGGCCTCATAGGCGAAGGTCCCTTGAATGTGATACATCCAAGGGAGTTACTTGTGGAGAGGGAAATGTCCGCTTACGAACTCGTCATTGGCGATAAGTCATTCTCATCTTGGTCGCTGCGGCCCTGGTTGCTGCTGAAAGTGGCCGGCGTTCCCTTTATTGAACGCAATGTGCGGCTGCGCCAGCCCGACAGCCGGGAGCAGATCCTGACCTATTCGCCGTCCGGCAAAGTCCCCCTGTTGCTGACTGAAGGCTTCGAGGTCTGGGACAGCCTCGCGATTGCCGAGTATATCGCGGAATGCCTGCCGGAAAAGGCGCTCTGGCCACGCGACCAGATGGCACGGGCACGGGCGCGGGCCATCTCGGCGGAAATGCATGCGGGGTTTCCCGACCTGCGCAATGAACTGAGCATGGATATTCTCAACCGCCATCCGACGCCGGAGCTGTCCGCAGGGGCGGCGCGCGATGTGGCCCGGGTGCAGGAGATCTGGCGCTCAGCCCGTGCCGAGGCAAGGGGCGGGCCGTTCCTGTTCGGTCATTTCACCGTGGCGGACGCCATGTATGCCCCGGTGGTGACGCGGTTCATATCCTACAACATCCCGCTCGACCCGGTGTGCCGGGCCTATGCCGATGTCATTCTCGATCTTCCAGCGATGATCGAATGGACCGTCGGAGCCAAAGCGGAAACTGCCTGAAGCGACTAAAAAACGGCCATCCCCGCGCCTGTTTCTGTCATCCCCGCCACTCTTGTCATCCCCGCCACTCTTGTCATCCCCGCCACTCTTGTCACCCCCGCTACTCTTGTCACCCCCGCCACTCTTGTCACCCCCGCTACTCTTGTCACCCCCGCTACTCTTGTCATCCCCGCGAAAGCGGGGATCCAGTCTTGCTTGTCCCATTTCCCATATGTCCCCATCTGGATTCCCGCTTTCGCGGGAATGACACTTAAGGGTGGGAATGACAGGAAGGGCGGAAAACCCGAAACTGACAGTGCCGACGCTTTACGCCTTGCACCGATCCATGGTCACGACAATGAAGCTGCGCGGGCCTTCCTGGACCTGGAAGCGGTATTCGTAACCGGCGACTGCAATGGCATGGCTGAGCGGCAGGCTGCCCTGTGCGCGGCCTGCAGCGCCGTTCAGATGCATGAAGGTGATGCTGATCGGCTTTGTGTTGTCGAACCAGGCTTCGGTCTGGCCCGTGGCATTGAGCGAGGGCGCGCCTTCGGCACTGACCGTAATGGTGTTGTCGGCAAAGGACGCGGTTGTGCTGTCACTGCCGGACATGGCCGTGCGCACGCGCAGGCGCCTGGATGTCGGAGCATTGTCGCAATTACGGAGGACGGTCGCGGCGGAGACCACTTCGGTGATGCGGCTCGGGGTCACGCCTTCGCCGATCTTGAGTCGCGCCGCTTCAAGGATTTTCTGTTCATCCTTGTTCGGAAGTTGCTTCGCCAGCTGGGTCTGGGTCGCCTTATGTTCGGCGAGTTCGGTCTTGAGGCCGGTGACCTCGTCCTGCAGCTCGCTTGCGCGGGCGGTCAGGCTTTCCACATCCTTGCGCATGACTTCGCTTGCGGTCTGCCAGGCATACCCGCCAATGGCAAAGGCCGCGCCGCCCAGGAGGGCGATTTTAAGCAGAAGCGCGGTGATGCGCCGCCGCCGCTTATGTTGTTCGCGTGAACGGGAAGAACCGAGTTTCAAGTGATACCCTCTGGTGACGGACCATAACTTTCGATGTTGCGGACTATACCCAGACTGGGTCTCCGACGCCAGATTTTCAGCGGATATATTCCGGATGTCATGGTCTCGTCACAGCGGATATATGGCCTAAACGTCAAGGAGCGGCACGAAGCCGCCATAGATCATGCGCTTGCCGTCAAAGGGCATGTCCGAGAACGCCTTCATGCGGGGGTCGGACATCATGCTGGAATGGGCTGTGTTGCGGATTTCCTTTGAGGGAAATTCGATCCAGCTGAAGACGACGGTTTCGTCTTCCTTGGCTTTGACCGACATGCGGAAATCCGTGATCTTGCCGTCGGGCACATCATCACCCCAGCATTCGACCACGCGGGTGGCCCCGAATTCCTTTAAAAGCTTTGCCGCCGCGTTGGCATGGGATTTGTAGCTGTC
The sequence above is drawn from the Govania unica genome and encodes:
- a CDS encoding DUF1428 domain-containing protein — encoded protein: MSYIEGYVVAVPAASKDSYKSHANAAAKLLKEFGATRVVECWGDDVPDGKITDFRMSVKAKEDETVVFSWIEFPSKEIRNTAHSSMMSDPRMKAFSDMPFDGKRMIYGGFVPLLDV
- a CDS encoding MarR family winged helix-turn-helix transcriptional regulator produces the protein MTDRESQIEGLNALDLWRHVLVSMVQSNRPDLTTRQLAILLTLYAIHGEHTVRGIAALLGLAKPVVTRALDRLGKLGFIRRERDSKDGRSIYIRRTVKGAVFLSEFAASIASAGQKLAPEEMSP
- a CDS encoding leucyl aminopeptidase family protein — encoded protein: MSVPTPLPVFVTPVPQSTSVAILLLTESATPDWLAAASPFVRGWAETRGFSGKKDDILILPDESGKIDCVLLGTGGGLSAEGDPAAFARLAAELPAGTYDIASPLEDGQGYLAALGWCLQQYAFTRYKDGKASEPRVLVLPAGVDAADLARVVAGTALVRDLVNTPTADMGPTELAAAARVLAESEGASFREIVGDGLLQDNFPTIHAVGRASPNAPRLIDITWGDEKAPKVTVVGKGVCFDTGGLDLKPSSGMRLMKKDMGGAAHALALGQMIMDARLPVRLRILIPAVENSVSGESYRPGDVIRTRKGLTVEVDNTDAEGRLVLSDALALADDETPDLLIDFATLTGAARVALGPDVQPFFTDSADLATALETASRSEADPVWRLPLWQPYFEDLKSPIADFANSGASGLAGAITAALFLQRFVTETPNWIHLDVFAWNRGNRPGRPQGGEALALRAVYRMIVRRYTKET
- a CDS encoding C40 family peptidase; translation: MSDPRLTPARPDLAARHLEGKVTAARYADGQLWQVSTPRAPLKSRPEDGASYASELLFGESFTVYDDESSWAWGQAAADQYVGYVPSAALGHLPAATHWVAALSSHVYPGPDLKLPPLMPLYLGSRVALQSTVPDKGFLPLASGGWVFAAHVRPLGDWAMDFVLEAERFLGAPYHWGGRSVAGIDCSGLVQMALSATGRDCARDTDQQAASIGRPVSLSEPRTRGDIVFFPGHVGIMLDATQLLHANATHMAVTINPLDEVIAIVAKTAGEPVSGIRRVD
- a CDS encoding glutathione S-transferase family protein, whose protein sequence is MSAYELVIGDKSFSSWSLRPWLLLKVAGVPFIERNVRLRQPDSREQILTYSPSGKVPLLLTEGFEVWDSLAIAEYIAECLPEKALWPRDQMARARARAISAEMHAGFPDLRNELSMDILNRHPTPELSAGAARDVARVQEIWRSARAEARGGPFLFGHFTVADAMYAPVVTRFISYNIPLDPVCRAYADVILDLPAMIEWTVGAKAETA